The Algoriphagus halophilus sequence CCCTAGATTTTGTCCGTCCAAAAAGGTAAGACTCTCAGTCCCTGCTTTCACTACCAGATTTAAATAGTGTGATACAATCGAGGGTAAATTCAGGGCATTAAACTGAATTTCCTTGAGCAATTGTTCGCTGGGGCTATAGGTCATCATAAAGGGATCTCCATTGGAATAATTGGGATCGTTGGGCTCGTTACATTCCTGGCTTTTTGAAAAGACGGTTACACTTGCCGGTTTGGAAGTTTCGATTTTTGCGGACTCGTTAATCCCAAAATCCACGCTTAAAAACTCTCCGGCATCGATGGTACCTCTGTTTTGGCCACCAATCGTAACTTGGGTACCATCTTCCGAAGCAAGTATTTTCACCAACTCCCCGGAAGTCCTTCCCGAAAGTGCCACATGTACAAACGAGGTTCCCCAGCTGGAAGTGGGATAGGTTTGTTGAAACAAATTATCCGGTGCACCTCCACAATTCCCTACGGTAGTCCATTTATTGCCTCCAAAAACAGCGATCTTTTTACAACTATCCGCATTTTCCCCGATCACCCGAACCCTGGAGCCCGTTAGATCCGCCTTGGCTTTCAACTGATAACTTTGTCCTCGGTTTAAAGTGATGGTAAAAGGTACTCCCGGGACATTTCCCCCGTAAGCCTGGACCGAAGAAGTGATTTCAATTTCTGTATTGTCCTCCGTAGCCACCACCAACAATTCACTTTCATCATTGACATTGGCGACAAAGGGCACTGGAACTGTCAAAAGCTCATAATGGGAGGTAACCAAATAATCCATGCCCAGGGCACTGACAGGCAACACCACTGTTCCGTCAGCAGAACGAAAACGCTCATTAAACGCATAAACCGCTATTTTCCCATTGGAACTGATGTAAACTCCTTTGTTCTCAATAACTCCTGTATTCCGATGTAATAAATCAATTTCTTCCGAAGGCACCACATGGGCAAATTGCTGTCCCTTGGAAAGGTTAAAAGGAACGTCCCTCCCGTTATACTCGATGTAGCCCACCGCGTCTTCATTCGCAGAAATAACAATTACGGCTTGATCGGGAGCATCTGGTAAAACTCGATTATTGTCCATGAATCCCACCCAGAACTCCTTTCCTACTGTGGAGAGTTGTGCAACTGATTTTTGGCAATAAAAAAAGCAGCAAAAAAGAAATAAAAATCCAAGTAAAATTCTCTTCATAGAAACCCAACTAGTGGAAATTGCTTCAATATAAACAACCTGCGAAACAATAGTTTAAATATTCAGACTATAGACAGGATTTTAACTTAGAAAAGCGCTTTCCCAACCTGCTCAACAAAATTTTATTCCTATCTTTGCGGCTCAAAAAAAGAAGCAAAACCGAATGATTTCAGTAGATAACCTTTCTCTTAAATTTGGAAAAAGAACACTTTTTGATGAAGTAAGTGTCAAGTTTACCCCAGGTAATTGTTACGGGGTAATCGGTGCCAATGGTGCCGGAAAATCTACTTTTTTGAAAATTCTTTCCGGAGATATAGAAAGTACCAGTGGTTCCGTAAATATTACTCCTGGCCAACGAATGGCCGTATTAAGTCAGGATCACTTTAAATTCGATGAGGTAGAAGTCCTGAAGACCGTATTGATGGGCCATAAAAAGCTCTTTTCAATCATGGAAGAAAAGGATGCCATCTACCTGAAGGAAGACTTCTCTGAAGAAGATGGGATCAGAGCTTCTGAATTGGAAGCAGAATTTGCTGAAATGGATGGCTGGAATGCTGAATCCGATGCAGCTTCCCTCCTTTCTGGCCTTGGCATCACGGAGGACCTTCATTACCTTCCCATGAACCAACTGGCAGGGAATCAAAAAGTACGGGTGTTATTGGCCCAGGCACTTTTTGGTAATCCGGACATTCTGATTCTGGATGAACCTACCAACGACTTGGATTCAGATACCATCGAGTGGTTGGAGAACTTCTTGATTGATTTCAAAAACCTGGTCATTGTCGTTTCCCACGATAGACACTTCTTGGATACCGTTTCTACCCACATCGTAGATATTGATTTCTCCAAAATCAAGATTTATTCAGGTAACTATACCTTCTGGTATGAGTCTTCCCAGCTTGCATTGAAGCAACGATCTGAGCAAAACAAGAAGGCGGAAGAAAAGCGTAAAGAACTTCAGTCATTCATCGAGCGATTCTCTGCCAACGTGGCAAAGTCCAAGCAAGCGACCTCCAGGAAGAAAATGCTTGAAAAGCTGAATGTGGATGAGATCCAGCCTTCTTCCAGAAAATACCCTGGCATCATCTTCAAACCTGAAAGAGAAGCGGGTGACCAGATATTTATGACCGAAAACCTGGAATTGAAATCAGATGGAGTTACCTACTTCACGGATGTCAATCTGATGGTGGATAAAGGAGATAAAATCGCGTTCATCTCCAAAACCAAGCAGGCAGTCAATAAGTTTTTCCAGACGATCATGGAGGAAATCCCCGTGCAGACAGGGAGTTTCAAATGGGGAGTGACCATCAACAAAGCCTACTTACCGAATGACAACTCTGAGTATTTCAATTCTGACCTCAATCTGATCGATTGGTTAAGACAATATTCCTCTAATCAGGAGGAAGCGTATGTAAGAACTTTCTTGGGGAGAATGCTTTTCACAGGTGAGGAAACACTTAAAAAGTCTTCTGTACTTTCTGGTGGAGAAAAGGTACGCTGCATGATTTCCAAAATGATGCTTCAAAACCCAAACCTATTGGTCATGGATGAACCTACCAACCACTTGGATCTGGAGTCGATTACTGCTTTCAACAATGCCGTAGTGGAGTTTACGGGAACTGTTCTGATGTCCTCTTATGACCACGCATTTGTTCAATCTTCTGCCAACAGAATCGTGGAATTTACCCCAAATGGAACGATTGATAGAAGAATGCCTTATGATGATTATTTAAACTCTGAGGAAATTAAAGCGATCAGAGAAAAAATGTACGGAACTAGTTAAGCTTTACTCTTGCTGCTGACTTCGATCATTATTTATCTGGCAATTACGGTTGCCATCGGAGCCTGGTCTACCAGACTGGTGAAAAGTTCCAATGATTTCGTGTTAGCGGGAAGGTCTTTACCTCTTTTCCTATCAGCATCTGCATTATTTGCAACATGGTTTGGCTCCGAAACGATTTTCGGAGCCTCTTCTGTTTATTTGGAGGAAGGGTTGATAGGCGTAATCGAAGACCCCTTTGGAGGCGCACTTTGCCTGGTATTGTTTGGTCTGTTTTTTCTCCGGCCCATGTATAGAATGGGGGTATTGACCATAGGGGATGTATTCAGAAGGATTTTTGGAAAACGCGT is a genomic window containing:
- a CDS encoding ABC-F family ATP-binding cassette domain-containing protein; its protein translation is MISVDNLSLKFGKRTLFDEVSVKFTPGNCYGVIGANGAGKSTFLKILSGDIESTSGSVNITPGQRMAVLSQDHFKFDEVEVLKTVLMGHKKLFSIMEEKDAIYLKEDFSEEDGIRASELEAEFAEMDGWNAESDAASLLSGLGITEDLHYLPMNQLAGNQKVRVLLAQALFGNPDILILDEPTNDLDSDTIEWLENFLIDFKNLVIVVSHDRHFLDTVSTHIVDIDFSKIKIYSGNYTFWYESSQLALKQRSEQNKKAEEKRKELQSFIERFSANVAKSKQATSRKKMLEKLNVDEIQPSSRKYPGIIFKPEREAGDQIFMTENLELKSDGVTYFTDVNLMVDKGDKIAFISKTKQAVNKFFQTIMEEIPVQTGSFKWGVTINKAYLPNDNSEYFNSDLNLIDWLRQYSSNQEEAYVRTFLGRMLFTGEETLKKSSVLSGGEKVRCMISKMMLQNPNLLVMDEPTNHLDLESITAFNNAVVEFTGTVLMSSYDHAFVQSSANRIVEFTPNGTIDRRMPYDDYLNSEEIKAIREKMYGTS